Proteins encoded in a region of the Planococcus citri chromosome 1, ihPlaCitr1.1, whole genome shotgun sequence genome:
- the LOC135836223 gene encoding traB domain-containing protein-like: MNIFALVYALSEKSKNDFKVKNTLQANFAHDSSEEDNDNEEDDDDDYDDDRQDTVSAPGPQFFQINKEEVVVLNNDRGSQIYLLGTNHASPESRIAVDSLIKAITPHIVVVELCKTRIGLNPLKTFERNRSFNLYLLRDAVSELGISAGFIWYSMAYMERFISRLLNVDYGGDMRAPGTSASFQVTNADLLENKKNNYKIMLGDRPIEVTIKRMASILTFPEKAAIWFFNICSAVLGLRCYLLNVPTVLFRSPKFNHVLLDERDVYLTYSLQMAANISDQPVRVIGIVGKAHVPGILSRWNAVTEDEVRRVTTDEVTAFY, encoded by the coding sequence ATGAACATATTTGCATTAGTGTACGCATTgagtgaaaaaagtaaaaacgatTTCAAAGTTAAGAACACCTTACAAGCGAATTTCGCTCACGACTCGTCAGAAGAAGACAACGACAACGAAGAGGACGATGACGATGACTACGACGATGACCGTCAAGACACCGTTTCGGCCCCAGGACcgcaattttttcagatcaacAAAGAAGAGGTTGTGGTTTTGAATAACGATCGCGGCTCTCAGATATACCTATTGGGCACAAATCACGCCAGTCCCGAGAGTCGTATAGCCGTAGATTCGTTGATTAAAGCTATTACACCGCATATCGTAGTCGTCGAATTATGCAAAACGCGAATAGGCCTGAATCCGTTGAAAACATTCGAACGTAATCGCTCGTTTAATTTGTACTTGTTACGAGATGCCGTCTCCGAGCTCGGAATTAGCGCTGGATTCATATGGTACTCAATGGCGTACATGGAGCGATTCATTTCGAGATTGTTGAACGTCGACTACGGGGGCGATATGAGAGCGCCGGGTACCAGCGCTTCGTTTCAAGTCACCAATGCCGATTTATTagagaataagaaaaataattataaaattatgcTCGGTGATAGACCTATCGAAGTGACTATCAAGCGTATGGCGTCTATTTTAACCTTCCCGGAGAAAGCTGCTATTTGGTTTTTCAACATATGCTCGGCTGTGTTGGGCTTACGTTGTTATTTGCTAAATGTACCGACGGTTTTGTTTCGCAGTCCTAAATTTAATCACGTTTTGTTGGATGAAAGAGACGTGTATTTGACGTATTCTCTGCAGATGGCCGCTAACATATCCGATCAACCGGTTCGAGTCATAGGTATAGTAGGTAAAGCTCACGTGCCCGGTATATTAAGTCGATGGAATGCTGTAACAGAGGACGAAGTTCGAAGAGTCACCACCGACGAAGTAACCGCCTTTTATtaa